A part of Streptomyces sp. NBC_01210 genomic DNA contains:
- a CDS encoding DUF3592 domain-containing protein, which produces MSALGGMFGFVFGVFGLLFAAFGIGMLIWMVRRASEYKRTLREGLVAEARCLETFVVHRSSDGHGHSQRRQILGFRTSDGRDVRAQVASEQLYVVGDIVPVRYLPQRPERAVPAAAPPVLGVMSYLVGGMMVVFTCVGLFFAAMGFGLAVIDSSADDGGVSPEQSWTAEP; this is translated from the coding sequence ATGTCGGCTTTGGGCGGGATGTTCGGGTTTGTATTCGGGGTGTTCGGGCTGCTGTTTGCGGCCTTCGGGATCGGGATGCTCATCTGGATGGTGCGGAGGGCCTCGGAGTACAAGCGAACTTTGCGGGAGGGGCTGGTCGCGGAGGCCCGCTGTTTGGAGACGTTCGTGGTGCACCGTTCCTCGGACGGGCACGGGCACAGCCAGCGCCGTCAGATCCTCGGGTTCCGGACGTCCGACGGACGGGATGTGCGCGCCCAGGTCGCCTCGGAGCAGCTCTATGTGGTCGGGGACATCGTGCCCGTGCGGTATCTGCCGCAGCGCCCCGAGCGGGCGGTGCCGGCCGCTGCGCCGCCCGTGCTCGGGGTCATGTCGTATCTGGTCGGCGGGATGATGGTGGTCTTCACATGTGTGGGACTCTTCTTCGCCGCGATGGGCTTCGGTCTGGCCGTCATCGACTCGTCGGCCGATGACGGCGGGGTCAGTCCGGAGCAGAGCTGGACTGCCGAACCCTAG
- a CDS encoding ABC transporter permease → MTVSITPVVHSEWLKIRSVRSLGATLGSVFLATVAFSLLMCATLGTEETGKPDFDPLRSSFFGLNFGQVAAICFGALAVSGEYKNGAVRISLAAVPRRGVFYAAKLAVIGGLALLVGLATSLTCFLAGQEFLGDRGVGLGAPGALRVVVGCGIHLALITLFSAGLAAVLRSGPAVMGILIPFLLMLSFVLGDISEDGGIVEFLPDRAGQQVLLQESTGTLGPWSGLGVLGLWVAAALWAGWQSLRRRDA, encoded by the coding sequence ATGACCGTGTCCATCACGCCCGTAGTCCACTCCGAGTGGCTCAAGATCCGCTCCGTACGCTCCCTCGGCGCAACGCTCGGGTCCGTCTTCCTCGCCACCGTTGCCTTCTCTCTGCTGATGTGCGCGACGCTCGGCACCGAGGAGACCGGCAAGCCCGACTTCGACCCGCTCCGCTCCTCGTTCTTCGGCCTCAACTTCGGCCAGGTCGCGGCCATCTGCTTCGGAGCGCTGGCCGTCTCGGGGGAGTACAAGAACGGTGCCGTCCGCATCTCGCTGGCGGCCGTCCCGCGCAGAGGTGTCTTCTACGCGGCCAAGCTCGCCGTGATCGGTGGTCTGGCGCTCCTGGTGGGACTGGCGACGAGTCTGACCTGCTTCCTGGCCGGCCAGGAGTTCCTCGGTGACCGGGGCGTGGGCCTCGGGGCCCCGGGCGCCCTGCGTGTCGTTGTCGGCTGCGGGATCCATCTGGCGTTGATCACCCTGTTCTCGGCCGGACTCGCGGCAGTGCTGCGCAGCGGGCCCGCGGTCATGGGCATCCTCATCCCGTTCCTGCTCATGTTGTCGTTCGTGCTCGGGGACATCTCGGAGGACGGCGGCATCGTCGAGTTCCTGCCCGACCGGGCGGGCCAGCAGGTGCTGCTGCAGGAGTCCACCGGCACGCTCGGCCCGTGGAGTGGGCTCGGCGTCCTCGGGCTCTGGGTCGCCGCGGCCCTGTGGGCCGGCTGGCAGTCGCTCCGCCGCCGGGACGCCTGA
- a CDS encoding ATP-binding cassette domain-containing protein — protein MNSALPAALAAPACTTATVSACPIESCSSRAIRLRPGRVTGFLGPNGAGKSTTMRLVLALDRPTSGTATIGGRAYAAIDEPLRHVGALLDAQAALGSRTARDHLRILATTNRIPAARVEAVLEQAGIASVAGRRIKTFSLGMRQRLGIAAALLGDPAVLMLDEPSNGLDPEGIIWIRELMRQLAREGRAVLVSSHLMNETASFADHLVVLGRGRLLADTGMQDFIDARTTPRVRLRTTESERLRTALRGKGFTPVEGEDGRWTVAGARVEDIGPLAAHEGIPILELANEEATLEEAYLALTADETQFAASRPAVAQEV, from the coding sequence GTGAACTCCGCGCTGCCCGCCGCCCTCGCCGCACCCGCCTGCACCACCGCCACCGTCAGTGCGTGCCCGATCGAGTCGTGCAGCTCCCGGGCGATCCGGTTGCGGCCCGGCCGGGTCACCGGTTTCCTCGGCCCCAACGGCGCCGGCAAGTCCACCACCATGCGTCTCGTGCTTGCCCTGGACCGGCCCACCTCCGGCACCGCCACCATCGGCGGACGGGCGTACGCCGCGATCGACGAGCCGCTGCGCCATGTCGGCGCTCTGCTCGACGCACAGGCGGCCCTCGGTTCCCGGACCGCCCGTGACCATCTGCGCATCCTCGCCACCACCAACCGGATCCCGGCCGCCCGCGTGGAAGCCGTCCTGGAGCAGGCCGGGATCGCGAGCGTCGCGGGCCGAAGGATCAAGACGTTCTCGCTCGGTATGCGCCAGCGCCTCGGGATCGCCGCGGCCCTGCTCGGCGACCCCGCGGTGCTGATGCTGGACGAGCCCTCCAACGGACTCGACCCCGAGGGGATCATCTGGATTCGCGAGCTGATGCGGCAACTGGCCCGCGAGGGCAGGGCCGTCCTCGTCTCCAGCCATCTGATGAACGAAACCGCCTCCTTCGCCGACCACCTCGTCGTCCTCGGCAGGGGCCGGCTGCTTGCCGACACCGGTATGCAGGACTTCATCGACGCGCGGACCACACCGCGGGTGCGGCTGCGCACCACCGAGAGCGAGCGGCTGCGCACCGCCCTGAGGGGCAAGGGATTCACGCCCGTCGAGGGCGAGGACGGCCGCTGGACCGTGGCAGGCGCCCGAGTGGAGGACATCGGCCCGCTCGCCGCACACGAAGGCATCCCGATCCTTGAACTCGCCAATGAGGAGGCCACTTTGGAAGAGGCCTATCTCGCGCTCACCGCGGACGAGACCCAATTCGCCGCATCTCGTCCGGCCGTGGCCCAGGAGGTATGA
- a CDS encoding sensor histidine kinase — MTRPGRNRIARELHDSIGHALTVAVVQAGAARAAGSAEFTDRALNAIEETGRAALEDLERVLLVLRESGRPVSRRPTLTDADRLLESARSSGATVDAAVTGPVEHVPGPVSREGYRIVQEALTNVLRHAGAVTTRVRIAVTDGRLELEVTNPLSGQATSTGRGSGSGLRGIRERAALLGGKADTGPYDGEWRVHVGLPLDGLR, encoded by the coding sequence GTGACCCGGCCGGGCCGCAACCGGATCGCCCGGGAGCTGCACGACTCGATCGGGCACGCACTGACGGTGGCGGTGGTGCAGGCGGGTGCGGCGAGGGCGGCGGGCAGCGCGGAGTTCACCGACCGGGCCCTGAACGCCATCGAGGAGACCGGCCGGGCGGCGCTGGAGGACCTGGAGCGCGTACTGCTCGTGCTGCGGGAGTCCGGACGGCCCGTGAGCCGGCGTCCGACGCTCACCGACGCGGACCGGTTGCTGGAGTCGGCGCGCTCCTCCGGCGCCACGGTCGACGCCGCGGTGACGGGCCCGGTGGAGCATGTGCCGGGTCCTGTTTCCCGGGAGGGCTACCGCATCGTGCAGGAGGCGCTGACCAATGTGCTGCGGCACGCGGGTGCGGTGACGACGCGCGTACGGATCGCCGTCACCGACGGCCGGCTTGAGCTGGAGGTGACCAACCCCCTTTCGGGACAGGCCACTTCGACCGGCCGCGGCAGCGGCAGTGGGCTGCGGGGCATCCGGGAGCGGGCGGCGCTGCTCGGCGGGAAGGCCGACACCGGCCCGTACGACGGCGAATGGAGGGTGCACGTGGGGCTTCCGCTGGACGGCCTACGCTGA
- a CDS encoding response regulator transcription factor: MPITVLLVDDEPLVRAGLRAVLEAQPDIEVVGEAADGAAVIPLVRQLRPDVVAMDVRMPLLDGIEATRAVLRTVDDPPKILVITTFENDEYVYEALRAGADGFLLKRARPAEIVHAVRLVAEGESLLFPAAVRSLAAEYGSRAARAAMERAALTERETAVLRLMARGLSNAEIATQLVVGTETVKSHVSAVLSKLGARDRTQAVIAAYESGFVAPA; the protein is encoded by the coding sequence GTGCCGATCACTGTGCTGCTTGTCGACGACGAACCTCTCGTACGGGCGGGGCTGCGAGCCGTGCTCGAGGCCCAGCCGGACATCGAGGTGGTCGGCGAGGCGGCGGACGGCGCCGCGGTGATCCCCCTGGTTCGGCAACTGCGGCCCGATGTGGTGGCGATGGACGTCCGTATGCCGCTCCTTGACGGCATCGAGGCCACCCGCGCCGTACTGCGGACCGTCGACGACCCGCCCAAGATCCTGGTCATCACGACCTTCGAGAACGACGAGTACGTGTACGAGGCGCTGCGCGCGGGCGCGGACGGCTTTCTGCTCAAGCGGGCGCGCCCCGCGGAGATCGTGCACGCGGTGCGACTGGTCGCGGAGGGCGAGTCACTCCTCTTTCCCGCGGCGGTGCGCTCGCTGGCAGCGGAGTACGGCAGCCGGGCCGCCCGCGCGGCGATGGAGCGTGCGGCGCTGACCGAACGGGAGACGGCGGTACTGCGGCTGATGGCGCGGGGACTGTCGAATGCGGAGATCGCCACGCAGCTGGTCGTCGGCACGGAGACGGTCAAGTCGCATGTGAGCGCGGTGCTGTCGAAGCTGGGCGCGCGGGACCGCACGCAGGCGGTGATCGCGGCGTACGAGTCGGGGTTCGTGGCTCCCGCTTGA
- a CDS encoding TerD family protein, whose amino-acid sequence MAKGSNVGLAALSDDTGSVIVSLRWSSAAGDGDADVSVLLLDGNGKVRTDADFFFYNNPAAADGSVQLLGKTPTDSGSEDRISLDLTAVPRDVERIVVAASRYGGSCFGELDDLRVTLADRSGEALLGFSITDAGVESAFIFSELYRRGEEWKFRAVGQGYETGLAGLATDFGIDIDAEGEDEGDAVEVPAVEQVPKADEPRPPAVESPAAFPTEAASGAQPVGVEPTPKRVPGPRTAKKKVTLPKVAKKSLAENDSWRPARLFPAPSLKSDKERELRATSVLLSVMAEVPELGRRLTAAFGAPAGRMQSFTEVTLPHGDTPKRPDGVIRVERAGKLWTALVETKTNGNPLKSDQVQNYMDIAARRGYEAVITLSNDVALEGSPLVDVRTDGRRKHKVALWHLSWAEVAHQAQMLIRHEGVGNAAHAWLLQELLHYLQHENSGCHGFQNMGPAWVPVRNGIDAETLCQGDHRAVEVVESWERLIRQVCLRLGGELGQKALPVQRAKRGTDPHSRRAVLADRLCDEGRLTAELRIDGTPGVLAITADLRTARLRTSIEIQAPDGSYPLTSAKRLIRLLAEAPADLHVETLVEGGNGPRGTLERLRPEPADMLPKDGARMTGFRLSLFKGMGATRGSAESGFIRSVDESVDRFYASVVAQLISFERRQVSRSQPVEPAAVG is encoded by the coding sequence ATGGCCAAGGGTTCCAATGTCGGCCTGGCAGCCCTGAGCGATGACACCGGTTCGGTGATCGTGAGTCTGCGCTGGAGCAGCGCGGCGGGGGACGGCGACGCGGATGTGTCCGTGCTGCTGCTGGACGGCAACGGCAAGGTGCGCACCGACGCCGACTTCTTCTTCTACAACAACCCCGCCGCAGCCGACGGCAGTGTGCAGTTGTTGGGCAAGACACCGACCGACAGTGGCAGCGAAGACCGCATCAGCCTCGATCTGACCGCAGTTCCCCGGGATGTTGAACGCATCGTTGTGGCAGCCAGTCGGTACGGCGGTTCCTGCTTCGGTGAACTGGACGACCTTCGGGTGACGCTCGCCGATCGTAGTGGCGAGGCTCTGCTCGGATTCTCCATCACCGACGCCGGCGTCGAGAGTGCGTTCATCTTCAGTGAGCTGTACCGGCGGGGCGAGGAGTGGAAGTTCCGGGCAGTCGGCCAGGGCTACGAGACCGGTCTGGCCGGTCTGGCAACGGACTTCGGCATCGATATCGATGCCGAGGGCGAGGACGAGGGCGACGCCGTAGAGGTACCTGCGGTGGAGCAGGTACCGAAGGCCGATGAGCCTCGGCCACCGGCCGTCGAGTCACCGGCGGCGTTCCCCACGGAGGCAGCAAGCGGAGCGCAGCCGGTCGGAGTTGAGCCGACGCCAAAGCGCGTCCCCGGCCCTCGCACCGCCAAGAAGAAGGTCACGCTGCCCAAGGTGGCCAAGAAATCCCTCGCCGAGAACGACTCGTGGAGGCCTGCCAGGCTCTTCCCCGCGCCGTCGCTCAAAAGCGACAAGGAGCGCGAGCTGCGGGCCACTTCCGTTCTGCTGTCAGTGATGGCCGAAGTGCCTGAGTTGGGGCGTCGGCTCACCGCTGCTTTCGGCGCACCGGCCGGCCGTATGCAGTCCTTCACCGAGGTCACGCTGCCGCACGGAGATACCCCCAAGCGACCGGACGGTGTGATCCGCGTAGAGCGCGCAGGCAAGTTGTGGACCGCTCTGGTCGAGACGAAGACCAATGGGAATCCGCTCAAGTCCGATCAGGTCCAGAACTACATGGACATTGCCGCCCGCCGCGGATACGAGGCCGTCATCACGCTCTCCAACGACGTGGCCCTGGAAGGCAGTCCACTGGTGGACGTCAGAACCGATGGGCGGCGCAAGCACAAGGTCGCCCTCTGGCATCTGTCCTGGGCCGAAGTGGCCCACCAGGCACAGATGCTGATCCGCCATGAGGGCGTCGGCAATGCCGCCCATGCGTGGCTCCTGCAGGAGTTGCTGCACTACCTTCAGCACGAGAATTCCGGCTGCCACGGCTTCCAGAACATGGGACCGGCCTGGGTGCCCGTACGAAACGGCATCGATGCGGAGACCCTTTGCCAGGGCGACCATCGTGCCGTTGAGGTCGTCGAGAGCTGGGAACGGCTCATCCGCCAGGTCTGCCTCCGCCTCGGCGGCGAACTCGGCCAGAAGGCATTGCCGGTACAGCGCGCCAAGCGCGGCACCGATCCGCACTCCCGGCGCGCCGTACTCGCCGACCGGCTGTGCGACGAAGGCCGCCTGACCGCTGAGCTGCGCATCGACGGTACGCCAGGCGTTCTCGCGATCACGGCCGATCTGCGGACCGCCAGACTGCGCACATCCATCGAAATCCAGGCCCCGGACGGGAGTTACCCCCTCACCTCGGCCAAGCGCCTGATCCGGCTGCTGGCCGAGGCGCCCGCGGACCTCCATGTCGAGACTCTTGTCGAGGGCGGCAACGGTCCACGCGGCACCCTGGAACGGCTACGGCCCGAGCCGGCCGACATGCTGCCCAAGGACGGCGCACGGATGACCGGTTTCCGGCTGTCGTTGTTCAAGGGCATGGGTGCCACTCGTGGCAGCGCCGAATCCGGATTCATCCGCAGCGTCGACGAGTCTGTGGACCGGTTCTACGCGAGCGTCGTGGCACAGCTGATCTCCTTCGAACGGCGTCAGGTAAGCCGCTCACAGCCCGTGGAACCGGCTGCCGTCGGCTGA
- a CDS encoding thiamine pyrophosphate-binding protein has translation MTHDHDLVLRPTEAQTAAALNPPPGRNGGDLVVESLQGLGATTVFGLPGQHALGMFDALRRSQLEYVGLRVENNAGFAADAYGRVTGEVAPLLLSTGPGALMSLAALQEAAAASAPVLAIGSQVPTPGLGGGRHGYLHELRDQQASFRDIVKSVHTVRTASQIPSAIAAAWQSALTAPHGPVWVEIPQDVLLAETTLPVVTAMDATPQEVVPRPELTAVAAHLLSTASRPAIIAGGGVVRSDACGKLLALAEKIDAPVVTTFGGKGAFPWEHPLSLQSWLEDRHTTDFLESADVLLVVGSGLGELSSNYHTFAPRGRVVQIEADAGKLESNHAGLGIHADARLALSALLETVEEREDPAAAESVRTVLTQVRARIAAQDLTLEQQVLASVREALPDMSPSFWDMTILAYWAWSAFDARHPNTMHSAQGAGGLGYGFPAALGAAAADRTRPVLAVSGDGGAMYSIAELATARQYDLPVTWLIVDDGGYGILREYMEDAFGEATATELSRPDFVALAESFGVPAVRTTPESLSEDLAKSFAEPGPSVVVLPALLRMFAPTHL, from the coding sequence GTGACGCACGATCACGACCTGGTACTGCGCCCCACCGAGGCTCAGACCGCGGCCGCGCTGAACCCGCCGCCCGGCCGCAACGGCGGCGACCTCGTTGTCGAATCCCTGCAGGGCCTGGGCGCGACCACGGTCTTCGGCCTGCCGGGACAGCACGCGCTCGGCATGTTCGACGCGCTGCGCCGCTCGCAGCTGGAGTACGTCGGGCTGCGCGTCGAGAACAACGCGGGCTTCGCCGCCGACGCGTACGGCCGGGTCACCGGCGAGGTGGCCCCGCTGCTGCTCTCGACCGGCCCCGGCGCGCTGATGTCCCTGGCCGCGCTCCAGGAGGCGGCCGCGGCCTCGGCGCCGGTGCTCGCCATCGGCAGCCAGGTCCCGACGCCCGGTCTCGGCGGCGGCCGCCACGGCTATCTGCACGAACTGCGCGACCAGCAGGCGTCGTTCCGCGACATCGTGAAGTCCGTGCACACCGTTCGTACGGCCTCGCAGATACCGTCCGCGATCGCCGCGGCCTGGCAGTCGGCGCTGACCGCCCCGCACGGCCCGGTCTGGGTCGAAATCCCGCAGGATGTGCTGCTGGCCGAGACGACGCTGCCGGTCGTCACGGCCATGGACGCCACGCCGCAGGAGGTCGTGCCGCGCCCCGAACTGACGGCTGTGGCGGCGCACTTGCTGTCCACCGCATCCCGTCCCGCGATCATCGCGGGCGGCGGAGTCGTCCGCTCCGACGCGTGCGGCAAGCTGCTCGCCCTCGCGGAGAAGATCGACGCGCCGGTCGTCACCACCTTCGGCGGCAAGGGCGCCTTCCCCTGGGAGCACCCGCTCTCGCTCCAGTCCTGGCTGGAGGACCGCCACACCACGGACTTCCTCGAATCCGCGGACGTCCTGCTCGTGGTCGGCTCCGGCCTTGGCGAACTGTCCTCGAACTACCACACGTTCGCGCCGCGCGGCCGGGTCGTCCAGATCGAGGCGGACGCCGGCAAGCTGGAGTCCAACCACGCGGGCCTCGGCATCCACGCGGACGCGCGCCTCGCGCTGTCGGCGCTGCTGGAGACGGTGGAGGAGCGCGAGGACCCGGCCGCGGCCGAGTCCGTACGCACGGTCCTGACCCAGGTCCGGGCCCGCATAGCGGCCCAGGACCTCACCCTGGAACAGCAGGTGCTGGCTTCCGTCCGCGAGGCCCTGCCGGACATGTCCCCGAGCTTCTGGGACATGACGATCCTGGCCTACTGGGCCTGGTCGGCCTTCGACGCCCGCCACCCGAACACCATGCACTCGGCCCAGGGCGCGGGCGGCCTCGGCTACGGCTTCCCGGCGGCGCTGGGCGCGGCGGCGGCGGACCGTACTCGTCCGGTCCTCGCGGTCTCCGGCGACGGCGGCGCGATGTACTCGATCGCGGAGCTGGCGACGGCTCGCCAGTACGACCTCCCGGTCACCTGGCTGATCGTGGACGACGGCGGTTACGGCATCCTGCGCGAGTACATGGAGGACGCGTTCGGCGAGGCGACGGCGACGGAGCTGTCCCGCCCGGACTTCGTGGCACTGGCGGAGTCCTTCGGGGTCCCGGCGGTCCGTACGACTCCGGAGTCGCTGAGCGAGGACCTGGCCAAGTCCTTCGCGGAGCCCGGCCCTTCGGTGGTCGTACTCCCGGCGCTCCTCCGCATGTTCGCCCCGACGCACCTCTGA
- the speB gene encoding agmatinase: MSSNEQPRGPIDSSRIPRYAGPATFARLPRLDEVGRADVAVVGVPFDSGVSYRPGARFGGNAIREASRLLRPYNPAQDASPFALAQVADAGDIAANPFNINEAVETIEAAADDLLGTGARMMTLGGDHTIALPLLRSVAKKHGPVALLHFDAHLDTWDTYFGAEYTHGTPFRRAVEEGILDTEALSHVGTRGPLYGKQDLDDDAKMGFGIVTSADVYRRGADEVADQLRQRIGDRPLYISIDIDCLDPAHAPGTGTPEAGGMTSRELLEILRGLASCNLVSADVVEVAPAYDHAEITSVAASHTAYELTTIMSRQIAEGRSK; this comes from the coding sequence ATGAGCAGCAACGAGCAGCCGCGCGGCCCGATCGACTCGTCCCGTATCCCGCGGTACGCCGGACCCGCGACGTTCGCCCGGCTGCCCCGGCTCGACGAGGTCGGCCGCGCCGATGTCGCCGTGGTCGGCGTTCCCTTCGACTCCGGGGTCTCCTACCGTCCCGGAGCACGCTTCGGCGGCAACGCCATCCGCGAGGCGTCGAGGCTCCTGCGCCCGTACAACCCGGCGCAGGACGCCTCGCCCTTCGCACTCGCGCAGGTCGCGGACGCGGGTGACATCGCCGCCAACCCGTTCAACATCAACGAGGCCGTCGAGACGATCGAGGCCGCGGCCGATGACCTGCTGGGCACCGGCGCGCGGATGATGACGCTCGGCGGCGACCACACCATCGCGCTGCCGCTGCTGCGCTCGGTGGCCAAGAAGCACGGCCCGGTCGCGCTGCTGCACTTCGACGCGCACCTGGACACCTGGGACACGTACTTCGGCGCCGAGTACACGCACGGCACGCCGTTCCGCCGGGCCGTCGAGGAGGGCATCCTCGACACCGAGGCGCTCTCGCACGTCGGCACGCGCGGTCCGCTGTACGGCAAGCAGGACCTGGACGACGACGCCAAGATGGGCTTCGGCATCGTGACGTCGGCCGATGTCTACCGGCGGGGCGCCGACGAGGTCGCCGACCAGCTGCGCCAGCGCATCGGCGACCGGCCGCTGTACATCTCCATCGACATCGACTGCCTCGACCCGGCGCACGCGCCCGGCACCGGCACGCCCGAGGCCGGCGGCATGACCTCACGCGAACTGCTGGAGATCCTGCGCGGTCTGGCCTCCTGCAACCTTGTCTCGGCCGACGTCGTCGAGGTCGCGCCCGCGTATGATCACGCCGAGATCACCTCCGTCGCCGCGTCCCACACGGCGTACGAGCTGACCACGATCATGTCCCGCCAGATCGCCGAGGGGCGCTCCAAGTGA
- a CDS encoding sodium:solute symporter, with the protein MAVDYAVIVVYLAGMLGMGWWGMRRAKSKSEFLVAGRRLGPSMYSGTMAAVVLGGASTIGGVGLGYKFGLSGAWMVFTIGLGLLALSVFFSARIARLKVYTVSEMLDLRYGGKAGLISGVVMWAYTLMLAVTSTIAYATIFDVLFDLNRTASIILGGAIVVAYSTLGGMWSITLTDMVQFVVKTVGVLLLLLPIAVVKAGGFSEMKAKLPTEYFDPLGIGGETIFTYVLIYTFGMLIGQDIWQRVFTARSDKVARYGGTVAGTYCLVYALAGAVIGTAAKVLYPKLPNADDAFATIVKDELPMGVRGLVLAAALAAVMSTSSGALIACATVANNDIWSRVRGLTSRNGDDHDEVKGNRAFILIMGIAVICIAIALNNVIEALTVAYNLLVGGLLVPILGGLLWKRGTVYGALASVTVGGLSVIGLMATYGILANQPVYYGLLLSLAAYVIVSLATRPTDAATLANWRERLAGRGAEEDAPAEPVTVAS; encoded by the coding sequence ATGGCTGTCGACTACGCGGTAATCGTTGTCTATCTGGCCGGCATGCTCGGCATGGGCTGGTGGGGCATGCGCCGCGCCAAGTCCAAGAGCGAGTTCCTGGTCGCGGGCCGTCGGCTCGGCCCCTCGATGTACTCCGGCACCATGGCGGCCGTCGTCCTCGGCGGCGCCTCCACCATCGGCGGCGTCGGCCTCGGCTACAAGTTCGGCCTCTCCGGCGCCTGGATGGTCTTCACCATCGGCCTCGGCCTCCTCGCCCTCTCGGTGTTCTTCTCCGCGCGCATCGCCCGGCTGAAGGTCTACACCGTCTCCGAGATGCTCGACCTGCGCTACGGCGGCAAGGCCGGCCTCATCTCCGGCGTGGTGATGTGGGCGTACACCCTGATGCTCGCGGTCACCTCCACGATCGCGTACGCCACCATCTTCGACGTCCTCTTCGACCTCAACCGCACCGCCTCGATCATCCTCGGCGGCGCGATCGTCGTCGCGTACTCGACGCTCGGCGGCATGTGGTCGATCACCCTCACCGACATGGTGCAGTTCGTCGTGAAGACGGTCGGTGTGCTCCTGCTCCTGCTGCCCATCGCGGTCGTCAAGGCCGGCGGCTTCAGCGAGATGAAGGCGAAGCTCCCCACCGAGTACTTCGACCCGCTGGGCATCGGCGGCGAGACGATCTTCACCTACGTCCTGATCTACACCTTCGGCATGCTGATCGGCCAGGACATCTGGCAGCGGGTGTTCACGGCGCGCAGTGACAAGGTCGCGCGGTACGGCGGCACGGTCGCCGGTACGTACTGCCTCGTCTACGCCCTGGCGGGCGCCGTCATCGGCACCGCCGCCAAGGTCCTCTACCCGAAGCTGCCCAACGCCGACGACGCCTTCGCGACCATCGTCAAGGACGAACTGCCCATGGGCGTACGCGGACTGGTGCTGGCCGCGGCCCTCGCCGCCGTCATGTCGACGTCCTCCGGAGCGCTCATCGCCTGCGCCACCGTCGCCAACAACGACATCTGGTCGCGAGTGCGGGGCCTGACGTCCCGCAACGGCGACGACCACGACGAGGTGAAGGGCAACCGCGCCTTCATCCTGATCATGGGCATCGCGGTCATCTGTATCGCCATCGCGCTCAACAACGTCATCGAGGCGCTGACGGTCGCGTACAACCTGCTCGTCGGCGGTCTGCTGGTGCCGATCCTGGGCGGCCTGCTGTGGAAGCGCGGCACCGTGTACGGCGCGCTGGCCTCGGTCACCGTCGGCGGCCTCTCGGTCATCGGCCTGATGGCCACGTACGGAATCCTCGCCAACCAGCCCGTCTACTACGGCCTGCTGCTGTCGCTTGCGGCATACGTGATCGTCTCCCTGGCGACCAGGCCGACGGACGCGGCCACCCTGGCGAACTGGCGCGAACGCCTGGCGGGCCGCGGCGCCGAGGAAGACGCCCCGGCCGAGCCCGTGACCGTAGCCAGCTAA